The following are encoded in a window of Thalassotalea insulae genomic DNA:
- a CDS encoding di-heme oxidoredictase family protein, which translates to MKKRINTLSLAVCLNLFLVACGGSSGGGKTIEPTEPVTEPPTPTPIVDHSGLTPLVADEISEQEYLAGGDATLFVANKDAFSTRPQAIADNFQHDGFFTSGDHLFRTPHSDIGPLLNTGTCQGCHENDGRGVVPKTPLDPMLSMLVKIGDDTGAADPVYGDQIQPFAEQSFTSADFDSGLSLHNGSVNGTELYGEAFPFVEYQMIEGKYPDGNGYQLRKPIYKVRDLSFGPFKADIHFSPRVAPQAFGVGLLAEIPAENILKLADENDANGDGISGRASMVTEAVSGQQKLGRFAYKAQNPTVLQQTAGAYNGDIGISTSVFSGEPCTEQQIACQMIAEQESKVGTEVDFTDRELALVEFYTRVLGVPARRGYDADNNLWQDDIKAGRQLFFASNCVGCHTPRHVTGIAPGSVLGQLTLTGLQDNAEPIAMLSEQTIFPYTDLLLHDMGGSCQVTRETIDQQVCHDDSEQCLYVQRCEGLADGLVQGDASGSEWKTPALWGLGLVQTVNPESTFLHDGRARTIEEAILWHGGEAQASKEAFMALSLTERQQLLAFLGSL; encoded by the coding sequence GTGAAAAAACGTATAAATACATTGAGTTTAGCTGTTTGTTTAAATTTATTTTTAGTGGCTTGTGGTGGTTCGTCAGGTGGGGGAAAAACAATTGAGCCGACTGAGCCAGTTACTGAGCCGCCAACACCGACACCGATAGTAGATCATAGTGGCCTGACGCCATTAGTTGCCGATGAAATCAGTGAACAGGAATATTTAGCTGGTGGTGATGCTACCTTGTTTGTAGCTAATAAAGATGCATTCAGTACTCGCCCTCAGGCAATTGCCGATAACTTTCAGCATGACGGTTTTTTTACCTCGGGTGATCACTTATTTCGTACACCACACAGTGATATTGGCCCATTGCTAAATACCGGAACCTGTCAGGGGTGCCATGAAAATGATGGCCGTGGCGTAGTACCTAAAACGCCTTTAGATCCCATGCTAAGTATGCTGGTTAAAATAGGTGATGACACTGGCGCAGCAGATCCTGTTTATGGCGATCAAATTCAACCATTTGCTGAACAAAGCTTTACTTCAGCAGATTTTGATTCGGGTCTATCTCTACATAATGGTTCCGTAAACGGTACTGAACTTTATGGTGAAGCATTTCCATTCGTTGAATATCAAATGATTGAGGGTAAATACCCAGATGGCAATGGTTATCAACTGAGAAAACCAATTTATAAAGTTCGTGATTTAAGTTTTGGTCCATTTAAAGCTGATATTCATTTCTCACCGCGTGTCGCGCCACAAGCTTTTGGTGTTGGTCTGTTGGCGGAGATCCCTGCCGAGAATATTTTAAAACTTGCCGATGAAAATGATGCAAATGGTGATGGCATTTCTGGCCGTGCATCTATGGTAACAGAAGCTGTTTCGGGTCAGCAGAAGCTTGGTCGATTTGCTTATAAGGCGCAAAATCCAACGGTGCTTCAACAAACTGCCGGTGCCTATAATGGTGATATCGGTATCTCAACCAGCGTATTTTCTGGTGAACCTTGTACTGAACAACAAATTGCCTGTCAAATGATTGCGGAGCAGGAATCTAAAGTCGGTACAGAGGTTGATTTTACTGATCGCGAACTTGCATTAGTGGAATTTTATACCCGGGTGTTAGGGGTACCGGCGCGCCGTGGCTATGATGCAGACAATAATCTCTGGCAAGATGATATCAAGGCCGGCCGCCAATTGTTTTTCGCCAGTAATTGCGTCGGTTGTCATACCCCTCGACATGTCACTGGCATTGCGCCGGGCAGTGTTTTGGGGCAGTTAACTTTGACGGGTTTGCAAGACAATGCCGAACCAATTGCCATGCTGTCTGAGCAGACTATTTTCCCGTATACCGACTTGTTATTGCATGATATGGGCGGAAGTTGTCAGGTTACCAGGGAGACGATTGATCAGCAGGTTTGTCATGACGATAGTGAACAATGCCTGTATGTTCAACGCTGTGAAGGTTTGGCTGACGGTCTGGTTCAAGGTGATGCTTCCGGTAGTGAATGGAAGACTCCGGCGTTATGGGGTTTAGGTTTAGTGCAAACGGTAAATCCTGAATCAACTTTCCTGCATGATGGCCGGGCACGCACCATCGAAGAAGCTATCTTGTGGCATGGCGGTGAAGCTCAGGCCAGTAAAGAAGCTTTTATGGCGTTATCATTAACAGAACGTCAGCAATTACTTGCTTTCCTGGGAAGTTTATAA